A region of the Pseudomonadota bacterium genome:
CGGTACTGGGCCAGATCAAGACGTAGCGTTCCTGCCACCTTCTTCATCGACTTTACCTGTGCAGCTCCACCCACTCGCGACACCGAGAGACCAACGTTCACCGCCGGACGAACACCGGAGTTAAAGAGGTCGGCCTCAAGGTATATCTGTCCATCGGTGATAGAGATTACGTTGGTTGGAACGAATGCTCCTACGTCACCTTCAAGGGTCTCAATAATCGGCAACGCTGTAAGCGATCCGCCGCCAAGCTTATCGCTTAGCTTGGCTGCGCGCTCTAGGAGGCGGGAGTGGAGATAGAATACATCTCCTGGATACGCCTCACGTCCAGGTGGGCGGCGCAGTAGAAGTGAAACGCAGCGGTAGGCTACGGCGTGCTTCGAAAGATCGTCGTAGATAACGAGGGCGTGCTTGCCGTTCTCCATAAAGTACTCGCCCATCGTACAACCTGTGTACGGAGCTAGGTACGCCATCGGAGCTGGCTCTGATGCAGTCGCTGCAACAACGATGGTGTGATCCATCGCGCCGAACTCTTTCAGTCGCTCAACGACCTGAACAACTGAGGAGCGCTTCTGACCGATTGCAACGTAGATGCAGATTACGCCGTTACCCTTCTGATTAATAATAGTATCGATCGCAACGGTAGTTTTGCCGGTCTTCTTGTCGCCGATAATAAGCTCGCGCTGTCCACGCCCTACTGGCGTCATCGCATCGATGGCCTTAAGGCCGGTCTGCATCGGCTCATGCACGGACTTACGTCC
Encoded here:
- the atpA gene encoding F0F1 ATP synthase subunit alpha is translated as MDIRADEISRIIKDKIGSVSGDQDLTEVGSVLSVGDGIARVYGLGKVALGELVEFSNGTRGIALNLEEDNVGVVVMGETSEIAEGDTVKRTAQIAKVPVGEALIGRVVDALGNPIDGLGDIKTSETRRIEIKAPGIVGRKSVHEPMQTGLKAIDAMTPVGRGQRELIIGDKKTGKTTVAIDTIINQKGNGVICIYVAIGQKRSSVVQVVERLKEFGAMDHTIVVAATASEPAPMAYLAPYTGCTMGEYFMENGKHALVIYDDLSKHAVAYRCVSLLLRRPPGREAYPGDVFYLHSRLLERAAKLSDKLGGGSLTALPIIETLEGDVGAFVPTNVISITDGQIYLEADLFNSGVRPAVNVGLSVSRVGGAAQVKSMKKVAGTLRLDLAQYR